One Streptomyces fagopyri DNA window includes the following coding sequences:
- a CDS encoding PDZ domain-containing protein: protein MEQTALRPKPMPGQEPDGDGRPAPAVRRPHAVRRRGRRLMSLLFGLFVGTVLVLSGVGLGTVGATVIGMSRLADLQKQAGDAGAGQEQQGQDHGRGPGHARGRSPGPAAGAESGSPRSAPTRGGAEALTTATLGVEAVDASGGAGALLTGVHDPGPGHTAGLVRGDVLDAFDGTRVGSAADLARAVAAAHPGSTVTLGVRHADGGRQRLTAVPGIVT, encoded by the coding sequence ATGGAACAGACCGCGTTGCGTCCCAAACCGATGCCCGGTCAGGAGCCGGACGGCGACGGCCGTCCGGCACCGGCCGTCCGGCGCCCGCACGCCGTGCGACGCCGCGGCAGGCGGCTGATGTCGCTGCTCTTCGGCCTCTTCGTCGGGACCGTCCTGGTCCTGTCGGGCGTCGGGCTCGGCACCGTGGGAGCCACGGTGATCGGCATGAGCAGGCTGGCGGACCTGCAGAAGCAGGCCGGCGACGCCGGGGCCGGGCAGGAGCAGCAAGGCCAGGACCATGGACGGGGTCCGGGGCACGCGCGGGGACGGAGCCCGGGGCCCGCAGCGGGTGCCGAGAGCGGGTCGCCCCGGTCCGCGCCCACCCGGGGAGGCGCGGAGGCGCTCACCACGGCGACGCTCGGGGTAGAGGCCGTCGACGCGTCCGGGGGCGCCGGCGCGCTGCTCACGGGTGTCCACGACCCCGGCCCGGGTCACACCGCCGGTCTGGTCCGCGGAGACGTGCTCGACGCCTTCGACGGGACCCGCGTCGGCTCGGCCGCCGACCTGGCGCGGGCCGTGGCCGCGGCGCACCCGGGGAGCACCGTGACGCTCGGTGTGCGCCACGCCGACGGCGGACGTCAGCGGCTGACCGCCGTCCCGGGCATCGTGACCTGA
- a CDS encoding aminopeptidase P family protein: protein MTGTPTPFTAGDYEARMRRAAEAATEAGLDGLLVAPGPDLVWLTGYRPGETERLTLLVLRAGQDPVLVVPTLEAPDAAAAAPTLTLRDWTDGKDPYEATASLVDADGRFGVSDNGWALHLLALQRRLPDSRYVALTESLPMLRAVKDAAELERLAAAGAAADATYEEIRKVPFGGRRETDVAADLADLLRQFGHSQVDFTIVASGPNGANPHHDAGDRVIERGDMVVLDFGGLKHGYGSDTSRTVHVGEPDAEEREVHDVVRAAQEAGVAAVRPGAACQDVDRAARAVVAGAGYADRFIHRTGHGIGVTTHEPPYMIEGEEQPLVPGMCFSVEPGIYLPGRFGVRIEDIVTVTEEGGWRLNTTSREMAIVD from the coding sequence ATGACCGGCACGCCCACGCCCTTCACCGCCGGTGACTACGAGGCCCGGATGCGGCGCGCGGCCGAGGCCGCCACGGAGGCCGGACTCGACGGCCTCCTGGTCGCCCCCGGGCCCGACCTGGTGTGGCTGACGGGCTACCGGCCGGGGGAGACCGAGCGGCTCACCCTGCTGGTGCTGCGGGCCGGACAGGACCCCGTGCTCGTGGTGCCCACCCTTGAGGCACCGGACGCGGCGGCCGCGGCGCCCACGCTGACCCTCCGCGACTGGACCGACGGCAAGGACCCCTACGAGGCCACCGCGTCCCTCGTCGACGCGGACGGCCGCTTCGGCGTCAGCGACAACGGCTGGGCACTGCACCTGCTCGCCCTCCAGAGAAGGCTGCCCGACTCCCGCTACGTCGCCCTCACCGAATCCCTCCCGATGCTCCGCGCCGTCAAGGACGCGGCGGAACTGGAGCGGCTGGCGGCCGCGGGCGCCGCCGCCGACGCGACGTACGAGGAGATCCGCAAGGTTCCCTTCGGGGGACGCAGGGAGACCGACGTCGCGGCCGACCTCGCCGATCTGCTCCGGCAGTTCGGGCACTCCCAGGTCGACTTCACGATCGTCGCCTCGGGGCCCAACGGCGCCAATCCGCACCACGACGCGGGCGACCGTGTCATCGAGCGCGGCGACATGGTCGTCCTCGACTTCGGCGGTCTCAAGCACGGCTACGGCTCCGACACCTCCCGTACCGTCCACGTCGGCGAACCGGACGCCGAGGAGCGCGAGGTCCACGACGTGGTGCGCGCGGCCCAGGAAGCGGGCGTCGCGGCGGTCCGGCCGGGTGCCGCCTGCCAGGACGTCGACCGGGCGGCCCGCGCGGTCGTCGCCGGGGCGGGGTACGCGGACCGCTTCATCCACCGCACCGGCCACGGCATCGGCGTCACCACGCACGAACCGCCCTACATGATCGAGGGCGAGGAGCAGCCCCTCGTACCCGGGATGTGCTTCTCGGTGGAGCCCGGCATCTATCTGCCCGGCCG